From one Dermacentor variabilis isolate Ectoservices chromosome 3, ASM5094787v1, whole genome shotgun sequence genomic stretch:
- the LOC142574663 gene encoding uncharacterized protein LOC142574663: MGPGNTAIWRLCGICASKYGKPQTSCLHPCGSGRLLHFIADSPHLLKNLRGHLVRGQEIILDKVTVARHKLPSNKVSLEHVRQACAIDETHKLKLMPHLKTRDLDPNHYEKMNVASAHSLLHHSTAAALRYLVGKTLLPNTALTTAFFIDQVFFWFTIMTSRTRKTALSDLCPQKADDAKQFLQDFVALFTGLMIVDKTGKGAWKPVQTGAVLSTVAALALRECYITKQGFKFLMLS; this comes from the exons ATGGGCCCAGGAAACACAGCAATTTGGAGGCTTTGTGGCATTTGCGCTTCAAAATATGGCAAGCCCCAGACGTCATGTCTCCACCCCTGTGGCAGTGGGCGACTGCTGCATTTTATAGCGGATTCACCTCACCTACTCAAAAATTTGAGAGGTCATCTGGTCAGGGGCCAGGAAATCATCCTTGACAAAGTGACAGTTGCCAGGCACAAACTACCCAGCAACAAG gtCTCTCTTGAACATGTACGACAGGCTTGCGCTATAGACGAGACACACAAACTGAAGCTAATGCCACATCTAAAGACCCGTGACCTGGACCCAAATCATTATGAAAAGATGAATGTCGCCTCGGCACATTCACTCTTGCATCATAGCACAGCTGCAGCCTTGCGGTACCTGGTTGGCAAAACCCTGCTGCCAAACACAGCTCTGACAACCGCATTTTTTATTGACCAAGTATTCTTTTGGTTCACGATAATGACGTCGCGGACAAGAAAGACAGCATTAAGTGATCTTTGCCCCCAAAAAGCAGATGATGCCAAGCAGTTTCTGCAAGACTTCGTTGCTTTATTCACAGGGCTCATGATAGTCGACAAGACTGGCAAAGGAGCCTGGAAACCTGTGCAGACTGGCGCTGTTTTGTCAACTGTTGCTGCTTTAGCTTTGCGAGAGTGCTACATTACGAAGCAAGGTTTCAAGTTTTTGATGCTTAGTTGA